In the Myxococcus fulvus genome, one interval contains:
- a CDS encoding TonB-dependent receptor — protein sequence MKNLAVFQLARVCGVIGALVGVACATEARAEEATGIIVGKVVDAVSKLPVPDVVVTATAPELVGEQTVVTRVDGTYRIPQVPPGTYTLLFETELYRPLRRTEVRKLAGQELRVDVLLEKESPSDEREGCYFLVSDVTSAGMSTELFPELISSVLTQRPAMGRQAMRTLDGFLVLASNMVETRRGSTLLGTAPWENEYLLDGLSTRDAVTGFNALPLSLELLQDATVFTHGIRARYGRATGVVVEQSSISGSNEYSGTAFAEWVPGVLAERGPVKSRAGERPSRHSVFNQGAFGATLRGGLIKDHLWFFMGVVPALTRVERTPEEHAGGGRSFIDHRQVQALGRLTYLFNYDHDLSLMAVTAPSTSRWQDIDSTQQEVDRETSRVALDYRGAFFEKKLLVDAHAAWMSQSVMPLRPPREHREDEERLSACGASYDDAHLGCAAHDQATNRYQASVAAAYSGDFSGGSHLLRAGVEVERLVHDWERGGQEATSRLQTHAGFASAYLQDTWSPSDWLTFNAGLRYDTQSVGGRIHGGDATSHLLSPRLGVTMASTGWDQLRIFGNYARYHGRVPLGLLRPHPSTERGVTNVRLDSSLTPPSTTEFVTGLEFAADSDTSVSVFHARRMRTTGLVLSQDTERGAPVLVNPGRGLGANLPAPRSRHDSVTLEVDRNFNDNWSMLLAYTWSRLQGATLEEQRGVLNRPHVLKLSGTRGFFHRDWRWGASVGLSYLGIAGAHGEGSEKRRPWLHNVDARLAVRYNVERRQDIEFHLDVLNVFDSQADDSLTSGREVAVLPASQTPRQVRLGARYAF from the coding sequence ATGAAGAACCTGGCTGTGTTTCAGCTCGCGCGGGTGTGCGGTGTCATCGGAGCCCTGGTGGGCGTGGCCTGTGCGACCGAGGCGCGAGCGGAGGAGGCCACGGGCATCATCGTAGGCAAGGTGGTGGACGCGGTGAGCAAGTTGCCCGTGCCGGACGTGGTGGTGACGGCCACGGCACCGGAGTTGGTGGGCGAGCAGACCGTCGTGACCCGAGTGGATGGCACCTACCGCATCCCGCAGGTGCCGCCAGGGACCTATACCCTTCTCTTCGAGACGGAGCTGTACCGCCCCCTCCGTCGAACCGAGGTCCGCAAGCTCGCGGGGCAGGAACTCCGGGTCGATGTCCTGCTCGAGAAGGAGTCACCCAGTGACGAAAGAGAAGGCTGTTACTTCCTCGTCTCCGACGTCACGAGCGCCGGCATGTCGACAGAGCTGTTCCCGGAGTTGATTTCCAGCGTCCTGACACAACGCCCAGCGATGGGACGACAAGCCATGCGAACGCTGGATGGTTTTCTCGTCCTGGCATCGAACATGGTGGAGACGCGTCGGGGTAGCACGTTGCTGGGCACGGCACCCTGGGAGAATGAGTACCTCCTGGATGGCCTGTCCACGCGTGACGCCGTGACGGGATTCAACGCGCTCCCGCTCAGCCTGGAACTCCTCCAGGACGCAACGGTGTTCACCCATGGAATCAGGGCGCGGTACGGCCGTGCGACAGGAGTCGTCGTTGAACAAAGCTCCATCTCTGGCTCCAACGAGTACAGCGGCACCGCCTTCGCGGAGTGGGTCCCTGGCGTGCTGGCGGAGCGGGGGCCCGTGAAAAGCAGGGCTGGGGAGCGCCCCTCGCGACACTCCGTCTTCAACCAAGGAGCGTTCGGAGCGACGCTCCGGGGCGGCCTCATCAAGGACCACTTGTGGTTCTTCATGGGGGTGGTCCCAGCTCTCACCCGGGTGGAGCGGACACCCGAGGAGCACGCTGGCGGGGGGCGGTCGTTCATCGACCATCGACAGGTCCAGGCGCTGGGAAGGTTGACCTACCTCTTCAACTACGACCACGACCTCTCCTTGATGGCTGTGACTGCCCCCTCCACTTCCCGATGGCAGGACATCGATTCGACGCAACAAGAAGTGGACCGCGAGACTTCGCGGGTGGCGCTCGATTACAGAGGCGCATTCTTCGAAAAGAAGCTGCTGGTGGATGCCCACGCCGCATGGATGAGCCAGAGCGTGATGCCCCTGAGGCCACCTCGCGAGCACCGGGAGGATGAAGAGCGGCTGTCGGCATGTGGCGCTTCTTATGACGACGCACATCTGGGCTGCGCAGCCCACGACCAGGCGACGAACCGATATCAAGCCTCGGTCGCGGCTGCGTACTCCGGTGATTTCTCGGGTGGGTCTCACCTCCTGAGGGCGGGGGTGGAGGTCGAGCGGCTCGTCCACGATTGGGAGCGTGGCGGCCAGGAGGCGACTTCACGTCTTCAGACCCACGCTGGGTTCGCGAGCGCCTATCTCCAGGACACCTGGAGCCCCTCGGACTGGCTCACCTTCAATGCCGGGCTCCGCTACGACACCCAATCCGTGGGCGGTCGGATTCACGGCGGAGACGCGACATCACATCTGCTGTCACCACGCCTTGGCGTCACGATGGCTTCGACGGGATGGGACCAACTGCGCATCTTCGGGAACTACGCGAGGTATCACGGGCGTGTTCCACTCGGCTTGTTGCGCCCCCATCCGAGCACCGAGAGGGGCGTGACGAATGTCCGGCTGGACTCTTCGCTGACACCTCCCTCCACCACGGAGTTCGTGACGGGGCTCGAGTTCGCAGCCGATTCCGATACTTCCGTGAGCGTTTTCCATGCGCGCCGCATGAGGACCACGGGACTCGTGCTCAGTCAGGACACTGAGCGAGGAGCCCCCGTACTCGTCAATCCGGGACGGGGCCTGGGCGCAAACCTCCCGGCACCTCGGAGCAGACATGACTCGGTGACACTCGAGGTGGATCGCAACTTCAATGACAACTGGTCCATGCTGCTCGCCTACACGTGGTCGCGGCTTCAGGGAGCCACTCTCGAGGAGCAGCGCGGCGTATTGAATCGGCCGCATGTCCTCAAACTCTCCGGCACCCGCGGGTTCTTCCATCGAGACTGGAGATGGGGAGCCTCCGTGGGACTCTCTTATCTCGGCATCGCGGGGGCACACGGAGAAGGCTCTGAGAAGAGACGACCGTGGCTGCACAACGTGGATGCACGACTGGCCGTCCGCTACAACGTGGAGCGGAGGCAGGACATCGAGTTCCACCTCGATGTCCTCAACGTCTTCGACTCCCAGGCCGACGACTCGCTCACCTCGGGCCGTGAAGTCGCCGTCCTTCCCGCGTCCCAGACACCTCGACAGGTGCGGCTCGGGGCACGGTACGCATTCTGA
- a CDS encoding cyclic-phosphate processing receiver domain-containing protein, with protein sequence MRVYLDDERPTPEGWVAVRWPEEAIALLQGGQVVELSLDHDLGDDEHGTGYDVLLWLEEAVATRGFVPPRVRVHSANSSARQKMELAILRIERFARER encoded by the coding sequence GTGAGAGTGTATCTGGATGACGAGCGGCCCACGCCCGAGGGCTGGGTGGCCGTCCGCTGGCCGGAGGAGGCCATCGCGTTGCTCCAGGGAGGACAGGTGGTCGAGCTCAGCCTCGACCACGACCTCGGGGATGACGAGCACGGCACCGGGTATGACGTGCTGCTGTGGCTGGAGGAGGCGGTGGCGACGCGAGGCTTCGTTCCTCCGCGAGTCCGCGTGCACTCGGCGAACAGCTCGGCGCGCCAGAAGATGGAGCTGGCGATTCTCCGCATCGAGCGGTTCGCGCGCGAGCGGTGA
- a CDS encoding 2-oxo acid dehydrogenase subunit E2, which produces MDLDLKPAPPPGAFRKLALGAWGAPRDPTSYAALEVRMERALAFLEAWRERTGQRLTVTHLVAKAAADALRLYPEANVLMRWGSPSLRVDVGVCVLVVQPEPSGRVDLTTATVHRADTLSLADFARAMEGVVGRVRSREDVVIERGKRRSYRIPGMFMGWALRLLSFVWFTLNVDLRWVGMPRDPFGSVVVTSLGTLGLERGYVATVPYTRVPLVLAPCSVRTEPVVEAGELVPGKVMTLTCTWDARALDVEVVARVLRHVGQVLESPEETLGAASGTRVG; this is translated from the coding sequence GTGGACCTCGACCTGAAGCCGGCGCCGCCACCCGGTGCCTTCCGGAAGCTCGCCCTGGGGGCCTGGGGCGCGCCTCGGGACCCGACCTCCTATGCCGCACTCGAAGTGCGCATGGAGCGCGCGCTCGCGTTCCTGGAGGCGTGGCGCGAGCGGACGGGGCAGCGGCTCACGGTGACGCACCTGGTGGCCAAGGCCGCCGCGGACGCGCTGCGGCTGTACCCCGAGGCCAACGTGCTCATGCGCTGGGGTAGTCCGTCGCTTCGGGTCGACGTGGGCGTGTGCGTGCTCGTGGTGCAGCCCGAGCCGTCAGGACGCGTGGACTTGACGACGGCCACGGTGCACCGCGCGGACACGCTGTCGCTCGCGGACTTCGCGCGGGCGATGGAGGGCGTGGTCGGGCGGGTGCGCTCGCGGGAGGACGTGGTCATCGAGCGGGGCAAGCGCCGCTCGTATCGCATCCCGGGGATGTTCATGGGGTGGGCGCTGCGGCTGCTGTCCTTCGTGTGGTTCACGCTGAACGTGGACCTGCGCTGGGTGGGGATGCCGAGGGACCCGTTCGGCTCGGTGGTGGTGACGAGCCTGGGCACGCTGGGGCTGGAGCGGGGGTATGTGGCGACGGTGCCGTACACGCGGGTGCCGTTGGTGCTGGCGCCGTGCTCCGTGCGGACGGAGCCGGTGGTGGAGGCGGGGGAGCTGGTGCCAGGGAAGGTGATGACGCTGACGTGCACGTGGGATGCGCGGGCGTTGGACGTGGAGGTGGTGGCGCGGGTGCTCCGGCATGTCGGGCAGGTGCTGGAGTCGCCCGAGGAGACCCTGGGGGCTGCGAGCGGGACGCGGGTGGGGTAG
- a CDS encoding DUF1684 domain-containing protein gives MTPIALALSLALHAAPAPKAAPPKPTAPAKNVSAPTTPEDITAATRTWHEQRLQRLQSEDGWLSLVGLFWLEEGAQTAGSAPENKLDFPDGTPPKLGTFTRKGKEVSFQPEKGVQFTRNGEPFTGGALKTDEQGSPDVLKLGSLNFHVIQRGDKVGVRVKDSQSPARTGFHGIPTYPASNAWRVTARFEPAETPRMLQVPNVLGTTEEMKAPGTLVFTVAGKEYRLTPVEDGSNQLFVIFADETNRDSTYGAGRFLYADMPKDGQVVLDFNRAYNPPCAFTRFATCPLPPRGNRLALRVEAGEKRYGDH, from the coding sequence ATGACGCCCATCGCCCTGGCCCTGTCCCTCGCCCTTCACGCCGCGCCGGCCCCCAAGGCCGCGCCCCCGAAACCCACCGCCCCCGCCAAGAACGTGTCCGCCCCCACGACGCCCGAAGACATCACCGCCGCCACCCGCACGTGGCACGAGCAGCGCCTCCAGCGACTCCAGTCCGAGGACGGCTGGCTGTCCCTCGTGGGCCTCTTCTGGCTGGAGGAGGGCGCGCAGACCGCCGGCTCCGCGCCGGAGAACAAGCTGGACTTCCCGGACGGCACACCGCCGAAGCTCGGCACCTTCACGCGCAAGGGGAAGGAGGTCTCCTTCCAGCCCGAGAAGGGCGTGCAGTTCACGCGCAACGGCGAGCCCTTCACCGGCGGCGCGCTGAAGACGGACGAGCAGGGCTCGCCGGATGTGCTGAAGCTCGGCAGCCTCAACTTCCACGTCATCCAGCGCGGCGACAAGGTGGGCGTGCGGGTGAAGGACTCGCAGTCGCCCGCGCGCACGGGGTTCCACGGCATCCCCACGTACCCCGCGAGCAACGCCTGGCGCGTCACCGCGCGCTTCGAGCCCGCCGAGACGCCTCGCATGCTCCAGGTCCCCAACGTGCTGGGCACCACGGAGGAGATGAAGGCCCCGGGCACGCTCGTCTTCACCGTGGCGGGCAAGGAGTACCGCCTGACGCCCGTGGAGGATGGCTCCAACCAGCTCTTCGTCATCTTCGCGGACGAGACCAACCGCGACTCGACGTACGGCGCGGGCCGCTTCCTGTACGCGGACATGCCGAAGGACGGCCAGGTGGTGCTCGACTTCAACCGCGCCTACAACCCGCCCTGCGCGTTCACCCGCTTCGCCACCTGCCCCCTGCCCCCTCGCGGCAACCGGCTGGCCCTCCGCGTGGAAGCCGGTGAGAAGCGCTACGGCGACCACTGA
- the yjjJ gene encoding type II toxin-antitoxin system HipA family toxin YjjJ, giving the protein MATVEQLLAVLGRRGDAQASELATWLQVSRPTVTRLLAAAGDQLCRMGKGPATRYARTRPLPSLGTRLSLHRIDEAGAVHPDGELHLLAGGRHWLERVKGESELFEEQPPFAADMSPQGYAGRTFSLRYPELALSQRVADWTEDDCLVALALRGEDCVGDLILGDESLDRYLATPDTHSTPDDYPRLARASGQGHPGSSVGGEHPKFATRVKDRHVIVKFAGNDEGAAVSRWKDLLVTEHLALEAIRDAGHAAAPTRWLDAEGYRFLEVERFDRVGLRGRRGLLSLGAIDNAYLGVRGTWTQATLKLHEARFVSEEDARQSRWLDVFGQLIGNTDRHPGNLAFFTEGPKRFRLAPAYDMLPMMFAPVGTNLVEREYTPQPPNATTLDVWPDAARRALAYWERLTQEPALSAHFRERCAACAESLRAFIQTRRL; this is encoded by the coding sequence ATGGCCACGGTGGAACAGCTTCTCGCGGTGCTCGGCCGTCGCGGTGATGCGCAGGCGAGCGAGCTCGCCACGTGGCTCCAGGTCTCTCGGCCCACGGTGACACGCTTGCTCGCGGCCGCGGGAGACCAGCTGTGCCGCATGGGGAAAGGCCCCGCGACGCGCTATGCGCGGACACGCCCACTTCCTTCACTGGGCACGCGACTGAGCCTCCATCGCATCGACGAGGCAGGCGCTGTCCATCCGGACGGAGAGCTCCACCTGCTCGCGGGAGGCCGTCACTGGCTCGAACGCGTGAAGGGTGAATCCGAGCTGTTCGAGGAACAACCACCCTTCGCGGCGGACATGAGTCCCCAGGGCTACGCGGGTCGGACCTTCTCCCTGCGATATCCCGAGCTCGCCCTGTCCCAGCGTGTGGCGGACTGGACCGAGGATGACTGTCTGGTCGCGCTCGCACTGCGAGGCGAGGACTGCGTCGGAGACCTCATCCTCGGCGATGAATCACTCGACCGGTATCTCGCGACGCCCGATACACACTCCACTCCCGACGACTACCCCCGGCTCGCTCGGGCCTCGGGACAGGGACATCCCGGCTCCTCCGTCGGAGGCGAGCACCCCAAGTTCGCGACGCGCGTGAAGGACCGACACGTCATCGTGAAGTTCGCGGGCAATGACGAAGGCGCGGCCGTATCCCGATGGAAGGACCTCCTCGTCACCGAGCATCTCGCGCTCGAAGCCATCCGTGACGCCGGTCATGCGGCGGCGCCGACACGCTGGCTCGATGCGGAGGGCTATCGCTTCCTCGAGGTCGAGCGCTTCGACCGCGTCGGACTCCGTGGCAGACGCGGCCTGCTTTCACTCGGCGCCATCGACAACGCGTACCTCGGCGTGCGCGGCACCTGGACCCAGGCCACGCTGAAGCTGCACGAGGCCCGCTTCGTCTCCGAGGAGGACGCGCGCCAGTCGCGGTGGCTCGACGTCTTCGGCCAGCTCATCGGCAACACGGACCGACATCCTGGCAACCTCGCCTTCTTCACGGAAGGACCGAAGCGGTTCCGACTCGCGCCCGCGTACGACATGCTGCCGATGATGTTCGCGCCCGTGGGCACGAACCTCGTCGAGCGCGAATACACACCGCAGCCCCCCAACGCGACCACGCTGGACGTCTGGCCCGATGCCGCCCGTCGGGCCCTCGCCTACTGGGAGCGACTCACCCAGGAGCCCGCGCTCAGCGCCCACTTCCGCGAGCGCTGCGCGGCCTGTGCCGAGTCATTGCGAGCATTCATACAGACACGACGTCTCTGA
- a CDS encoding type 1 glutamine amidotransferase domain-containing protein — protein MARIAFILADDFEDAEFRVPYEHVLKAGHEAVIIGIEAGKPVKGKKGEEVITPEKAVRNASSREFDALVIPGGYSPDHLRMDIDMVGFVRDFFRADKPLAAICHAPWMFVEADIADGRTLTSWPSLRTDLINAGARWVDREVVEDGNLITSRNPGDLLAFSEALLRQVEHGIAQPLKAPLAPEAASEQPPTMH, from the coding sequence ATGGCGCGCATCGCGTTCATCCTCGCCGACGACTTCGAGGATGCGGAGTTTCGTGTGCCCTATGAGCACGTGCTGAAGGCGGGGCACGAGGCGGTCATCATCGGTATCGAGGCAGGCAAGCCGGTGAAGGGGAAGAAGGGGGAGGAGGTCATCACGCCGGAGAAGGCCGTGAGGAACGCGTCCTCGCGGGAGTTCGACGCGCTGGTGATTCCCGGGGGCTATTCGCCGGACCACCTGCGCATGGACATCGACATGGTGGGCTTCGTGCGGGACTTCTTCCGGGCGGACAAGCCGCTGGCGGCCATCTGCCATGCGCCGTGGATGTTCGTGGAGGCGGACATCGCGGACGGGCGGACGCTCACCTCGTGGCCGTCGTTGAGGACGGACCTCATCAACGCGGGTGCGCGCTGGGTGGACCGGGAGGTGGTGGAGGACGGCAACCTCATCACTTCGCGCAACCCGGGGGACCTGCTGGCGTTCAGCGAGGCGCTGCTGCGTCAGGTGGAGCACGGGATTGCGCAGCCACTGAAGGCCCCGCTCGCGCCCGAGGCCGCGTCGGAGCAGCCTCCGACGATGCACTGA
- a CDS encoding PQQ-dependent sugar dehydrogenase yields MRASRLLAPSLMVLALSASACRKSQSQGTANPQDCVRVADDWGPDGTVPVTVDVVAEGLEVPWGIAWLPGGDALVTERPGRIRLLKAGALQPQPVATVRITRAAEGGLLGIAAHPDFATNRQFYVYVTTDADGQDENRIERWTLSEDHTTATFERVVFGDIPSATYHDGGRLRFGPDGMLYAGTGDARSPDRSQDVNDSAGKLLRLTPEGQVPQDNPFPNSPAFLTGIRNLQGWDWKDATTLYVTDHGPSGETMRRGHDEVSLARPGGNLGWPGIYSCEVHEGWVTPSLTFADAMPPGGAALYTGTAIPEWKGSLLVGTLGSKHLHRVEFDQGNPARVARHEVYLRDTYGRLREVSMGPDGHLYVTTSNCDGRGDCGPRKDLLLRVRR; encoded by the coding sequence ATGCGCGCCTCTCGCCTGCTTGCCCCCAGCCTCATGGTGCTCGCCCTGTCGGCCTCCGCCTGTCGCAAGAGCCAGTCCCAGGGCACCGCCAACCCCCAGGACTGCGTGCGCGTCGCCGACGACTGGGGCCCGGATGGCACCGTCCCCGTCACCGTGGACGTCGTCGCCGAGGGACTCGAGGTGCCCTGGGGCATCGCCTGGCTGCCCGGCGGTGACGCGCTCGTCACCGAGCGCCCCGGCCGCATCCGCCTGCTCAAGGCCGGCGCCCTCCAACCCCAGCCCGTGGCCACCGTGCGCATCACCCGCGCCGCCGAGGGCGGACTGCTCGGCATCGCCGCGCACCCGGACTTCGCCACCAACCGCCAGTTCTACGTCTACGTCACCACCGACGCCGACGGACAGGACGAGAACCGCATCGAGCGGTGGACCCTCTCCGAGGACCACACCACCGCCACCTTCGAGCGCGTCGTCTTCGGCGACATCCCCTCCGCCACGTACCACGACGGCGGACGCCTGCGCTTCGGCCCGGACGGCATGCTCTACGCGGGCACCGGTGACGCCCGCTCGCCGGACCGCTCCCAGGATGTGAATGATTCCGCCGGCAAGCTCCTGCGCCTCACCCCCGAAGGCCAGGTGCCCCAGGACAATCCCTTCCCCAACTCGCCCGCCTTCCTCACCGGCATCCGCAACCTCCAGGGATGGGATTGGAAGGATGCCACCACGCTGTACGTCACCGACCACGGCCCGAGCGGCGAGACGATGCGCCGGGGACACGACGAGGTGAGCCTCGCGCGCCCTGGCGGCAACCTGGGCTGGCCCGGCATCTACTCGTGCGAGGTGCACGAAGGCTGGGTGACGCCGTCGCTCACCTTCGCGGACGCCATGCCGCCCGGCGGCGCCGCGCTCTACACCGGCACCGCCATCCCCGAGTGGAAGGGCTCCTTGCTCGTAGGAACCTTGGGCTCAAAGCATCTGCACCGGGTGGAGTTCGACCAGGGCAACCCCGCCCGGGTGGCCCGGCACGAGGTGTACCTGCGCGACACGTATGGCCGGCTGCGGGAGGTGAGCATGGGCCCGGACGGCCACCTGTACGTCACCACCAGCAACTGCGACGGCCGAGGCGACTGCGGGCCTCGCAAGGACCTCCTCCTGCGCGTGCGGCGCTGA
- a CDS encoding cation:proton antiporter: MHLEMPLVIGLMVAAIVLAIAAKRANMPYNVALVVGGLLISVGNLLPGVPPLNPEVVFLVCLPALLFEGGITADLNGIRANALPILILSTLGMVLAIGATGSLLHVLVDLPIWPALLLGALLAVTDTVSILYAFRRAPVPSRLSGIIQGESLFNDGTALVAYAAIASVVAGAAAPSIPMLAARVLLASAGGAVVGLAVGMLGGFVIRRTEDPLAEIMVTTAVALASFVVAEQLHLSGAIAAVVAGLAVGVSLRKEASPQSQVAIHSFWEYATFGVNTFLFLAVGLTTKPETLRDYVPETLIAVGCVLAGRAVAIYLPFLLLRLARPAEAVPPRWQHVFIVGNIKGALSIGLALGLPATTPGREKLVAIAFGVTLVSLLGQGMALTRALKWLGLFQQDEVALSMSEQRGRLIASRAAHQELATLHEQGLVPRAAYDHLRSEYQVSIARAERELRRLNEHHLAQGAKDLIAMRRRLIDAERTALQNARRSGLIPETTAEHMLAQLDERTLNLEKMLHGAHGEEPTAEHGRKAS, from the coding sequence GTGCACTTGGAGATGCCCCTCGTCATTGGATTGATGGTGGCAGCCATCGTCCTGGCCATCGCGGCCAAACGGGCGAACATGCCCTACAACGTGGCGCTCGTGGTGGGAGGGCTGCTCATCTCGGTGGGCAACCTGCTTCCCGGCGTGCCGCCCCTCAACCCGGAGGTGGTGTTCCTCGTCTGCCTTCCGGCGCTGCTCTTCGAGGGAGGCATCACCGCGGACCTCAATGGCATCCGCGCCAATGCCTTGCCCATCCTCATCCTGTCCACGCTGGGCATGGTGCTGGCCATCGGCGCCACGGGCTCGCTCCTGCACGTGCTGGTGGACCTGCCCATCTGGCCCGCGCTGCTGCTGGGCGCGCTGCTCGCCGTGACGGACACCGTCTCCATCCTCTACGCGTTCCGCCGCGCGCCGGTGCCCTCGCGGCTGTCGGGCATCATCCAGGGTGAGAGCCTCTTCAACGACGGCACCGCGCTGGTGGCCTACGCGGCCATCGCCAGCGTGGTGGCGGGAGCCGCGGCGCCGTCCATCCCGATGCTCGCCGCGCGCGTGCTGCTGGCTTCAGCGGGCGGCGCGGTGGTGGGGCTGGCGGTGGGCATGCTCGGCGGCTTCGTCATCCGCCGCACCGAGGACCCGCTCGCCGAAATCATGGTGACGACGGCCGTGGCGCTCGCGTCGTTCGTGGTCGCCGAGCAGCTGCACCTGTCGGGCGCCATCGCCGCCGTCGTCGCGGGGCTCGCCGTGGGTGTCAGCCTGCGCAAGGAGGCGTCGCCGCAGAGCCAGGTGGCCATCCACTCCTTCTGGGAGTACGCCACCTTCGGGGTGAACACCTTCCTGTTCCTCGCGGTGGGGCTCACCACGAAGCCGGAGACGCTGCGCGACTACGTGCCGGAGACGCTCATCGCGGTGGGCTGTGTGCTCGCCGGGCGCGCGGTGGCCATCTACCTGCCCTTCCTGTTGCTCAGGCTCGCGCGGCCGGCGGAGGCGGTGCCGCCCCGATGGCAGCACGTCTTCATCGTGGGGAACATCAAGGGCGCGCTCTCCATCGGGCTCGCGCTGGGTCTGCCGGCGACGACGCCGGGGCGCGAGAAGCTGGTGGCCATCGCGTTCGGCGTGACGCTGGTGTCGCTGTTGGGCCAGGGCATGGCGCTGACGCGCGCGTTGAAGTGGTTGGGATTGTTCCAGCAGGACGAGGTGGCGCTGTCCATGTCCGAGCAGCGCGGCCGGCTCATCGCCAGCCGGGCGGCGCACCAGGAGCTGGCGACGCTGCACGAGCAGGGGCTGGTGCCCCGGGCCGCGTATGACCACCTGCGCAGCGAGTACCAGGTGAGCATCGCGCGCGCGGAGCGGGAGCTGCGCCGGCTCAACGAGCACCACCTGGCGCAGGGCGCGAAGGACCTCATCGCCATGCGGCGGCGGCTCATCGACGCGGAGCGCACGGCGTTGCAGAACGCGCGCAGGAGCGGGCTCATCCCCGAGACGACGGCGGAGCACATGCTGGCGCAGTTGGATGAGCGCACGTTGAACCTGGAGAAGATGTTGCACGGCGCGCACGGCGAGGAGCCGACGGCGGAGCACGGGAGGAAGGCGTCGTGA
- a CDS encoding NAD-binding protein, translating to MKIIIAGGGRVGSVLAARLVAEQHTVTVIERDAGICARLFDEVGVVAVCGDATSPQVLEAAGVSSADVAAGVLARDPENLAFAMLVRSMSPARIMVRMLDTSYREAYRLAGVKELVAEAEVVVAKMTTAIDFPQVAGSLPLGDGDTVLFELELPLRARVAGQTVAQVRGMEGFPRECVFIGMVDPQGRATLPDGSTVLRAGHTIILVARRAHLADAVTFLTTEPVGTTGAAALAATLRKVDFLAPLNPEELETVARGAEHLQRPAGTELFRQGDAGESFYVVLSGEVQLKDTGGQAVALVKPGGFFGELALLTGEPRTATAVTATACELAAVGREDFRSVVMANPGVALEMSRILGERLSRAQGGKTPKRWGLFGR from the coding sequence GTGAAAATCATCATCGCGGGAGGGGGACGGGTGGGCAGCGTGCTGGCGGCGCGGCTGGTGGCCGAGCAGCACACGGTGACGGTCATCGAGCGGGACGCGGGCATCTGCGCGCGCCTCTTCGACGAGGTGGGCGTGGTGGCGGTGTGCGGGGACGCGACGAGCCCCCAGGTGCTGGAGGCGGCGGGCGTCTCCTCGGCGGACGTGGCAGCGGGCGTGCTGGCCCGCGACCCGGAGAACCTGGCGTTCGCCATGCTGGTGCGCAGCATGTCGCCGGCGCGCATCATGGTGCGCATGCTGGACACCAGCTATCGCGAGGCGTACCGGCTCGCGGGTGTGAAGGAGCTGGTGGCCGAGGCCGAGGTGGTGGTCGCGAAGATGACCACGGCCATCGACTTTCCGCAGGTGGCGGGCTCGCTGCCGCTGGGTGACGGCGACACGGTGCTGTTCGAGCTGGAGCTGCCCCTGCGCGCGCGGGTGGCGGGACAGACGGTGGCGCAGGTGCGAGGGATGGAGGGGTTCCCGCGCGAGTGCGTGTTCATCGGCATGGTGGACCCACAGGGGCGGGCGACGCTGCCGGATGGGAGCACGGTGCTGCGCGCGGGGCACACCATCATCCTCGTGGCGCGCCGGGCGCACCTGGCGGACGCGGTGACGTTCCTCACGACGGAGCCGGTGGGCACCACGGGCGCGGCGGCGCTGGCGGCCACGCTGCGCAAGGTGGACTTCCTGGCGCCGTTGAATCCGGAGGAGTTGGAGACGGTGGCGCGCGGCGCGGAGCACCTCCAGCGTCCCGCGGGCACGGAGCTGTTCCGCCAGGGTGACGCGGGCGAGAGCTTCTACGTGGTGCTCTCCGGCGAGGTGCAGCTCAAGGACACGGGTGGACAGGCCGTGGCGCTGGTGAAGCCCGGGGGCTTCTTCGGGGAGCTGGCGCTGCTCACGGGCGAGCCCCGCACGGCCACGGCGGTGACGGCGACGGCGTGCGAGCTGGCCGCGGTGGGCCGAGAGGACTTCCGCAGCGTCGTCATGGCCAACCCCGGTGTCGCGCTGGAGATGAGCCGCATCCTGGGCGAGCGACTGTCGCGGGCCCAGGGTGGCAAGACGCCCAAGCGATGGGGACTCTTCGGACGGTAG